The nucleotide window ATCTAGGATGGCCTTGACCGGGATAAATGGACTCTCCTCCACATGGTCCCTGTTGTCCGGCAGGCTGGCCTGGGCTTGTTCCCACGGCAGGGGCAGAGGTCCGCAGTTGAGGACAAGCACACGGGTTCTCTTCAGGTTGAGGGAAGCAGAACATGGCATCCCAAAATATGCCTCTGACATAACATTATTTATAGCTGAAGGCAATGAAGAAGCAGGAAACGCAGAAAAACCTCTGTTTACCTCCCCACTTTTCTGCCTAAAGGCAGGATGTAAACTCTCCTTCACTACAAACAACTCTAAACTCTTCTCAGCCAGAAATGGCACCTAGCAAACCTCACTCCATTAGTTTCCTCGCATATATTTACCTCCCCACAATTTCCTGCCTTTGGAACCCTATAACTGCTTTCCTTGGTCCTGTCATTtctctacaaatttatttttctttttgaagatgcTGTACATTCTGGAGTTCTAAGCTATCGCTTCGAGTTACTTGAGGTCTCTCTCACATGATGTGTGCTGCACGTGTTAATAAACTGTTTCTCTAGTGAATCTTTTTGTTACAGAGCCTGTCCTAGTGTGCCTTGCACTGCCATGACACaccaccacagactgggtaatttataatgaacagaaatgtatcagctcacagttctggaggctgggaagcccatgTCCAGGAgccagcatctggcaagggctttcttgctgtgtcccagTGTGGCTGAAGGCAGCACGtggtggaagggcaaagagaggctgagagagacagaaagaggctgAGCTAGTTCACCCACAGGGCACCACTCCCCCGATAACCAATCCACTCCTGCAGTAACGGCATTCATcccttcatgagggcagagtcctcatggcctaatcacacCTCAACAGGCCCCACCttccaacactgttgcactggggatcaagtttccaacaggtgaactttgggggacacagtcaaaccatagcagagCCCCAGCTGAAAGCCCAAGATGTCTAAAGGTAAAGTTTTGCCTTCCCTACAAGGCCTAGGCTCGAACCTGGCACCCTGGGACTTGTGGCACATTCTACCGGCCAACGCAAGTCAGGACCACCCCAGATTCAGAGGTGGGGAAATGAGGCTACAATCATGGCTCTTGTATCCACACGAGCTGTAGTCATGGAGCAAAAAGTGTGGATACAGCAGCCATTATGGCAGCCTCGGTACAGCTATCCCCACACCAATGCACAGGTCTCTGCCCCATCACAGGGTTGGACAGTCCCCAGCAATACAACTTCCCTGTTGTGACTacaccctaacagtgaccaggcATGTATGATCAGCAACACAAGTATTTGCTTCTCTGAGTCACCAGCCTTGGCTTTATTGTCCCCAGTCAGTCAGGCCACCTTCTCTTTGTCCTGAAACCTGATCTGGGCTCACTGGAGGATTTACTGGAGCGCCCCATGTGCAGGGAGCAAATCGAGGAGCCAGCCATCCGTGTCCTGGTGTCTTGGGAGTCAGGGAAGAATGGATGAGTCATAGAGCAAAGGAGGTGGACACAAAGAGGCTGTTAATCCCAACCCTTGATACAATCCATGACCCAAGCAGGGGCGGATGTGACTTGCGGGATGCCACTGTCAGGTGGGCTCTGAGCCCATCCAAGCCTTCCTGGACCCCACCAGGCATCAGCATCACCCTGTACTGAGTTTGGGGCAGTATGAGCCTCTTGCTTATCCTTTGTTGCCTGAACATACCACACTGGCTGTCTGTTCCTAGGCTGACTCCCCTACTTGACACTGGACTCCTTCTAGGCAGTGACTGCAGGTTGCTTTTATCCCCAGTGcccaggacagggcagggtgTGGGTGGGAGCTGTAGGGAATGCAGAGAGGGAGAAGGCCAGCAGCAGGGGCCCAATGCCCTAGCCAACTGCTGACCACACCCCTCAACATTGTGGTCCTCGAGATGGTAATAGCCCATTGCAAGAGCCCTAGGGAAACATGTCATTGTCAGAGCTAGATGATCTTGCTCTATAAGCCTGAGATGGGATCCTTTGTCATAGGCCATCTCCATTCCAAGTGTGGTTTACTGTTGGGACCAAGGGTATTAAAGTCAAAGATGTGAGGTCACATCTTAGCCCATGTAGCAATCTATGTGACCCAAGCTtttctgctatggtctgaatgtttttgtcccctaaATCCCCAAATCcttatgctgaaatcctaaccctcaatctgatggtattgggaggtgattagatcatgagagtggagccctcaaaAATGGGATTACCGTCCTCATAAAAAGGCTCTCCAGAGAGCTGCCTCACTTCTTCTTCCATGGGAGGACACAGCTAGAGGGCACCCTCTGTGAGGAACGGGTTCCTCATCAGACTCCACTGGTGCCtggatcttggatttcccagtctccagacctgtgagaaatacaggctcacacctgtaatcccagcactttgggaggcccatgtgggagggtcacttgaggccaagagttcatggccagcctgggcaatatactCAACCccagtttgaggctacagtgagctctgatcgtgctactgcactccagactggagGACAGAATAAGACCccatctcataaaaaaaaaaataataataaagtatttttgttacaATGGCTTGAATAGACTAACAACTTCTAAGCTGCAGAATACCCAATAATAAatctgtggtttaagatactttCCCCTTGTCATGTCAGCAGGGAAAGATCCATGTTTTCTGCAGTCTGAAGCTTCTAAAGTGGGAAGGATTCTTCAACTGGCTTCAGCTTCAAAGTCAATATACCCGTGCTCACTCCAAGTAAAGCAGAAAATGCCAGATCCTCCTTGCCCTGTCTGCTTCCTTGTGAGGATGTCAGTCCACAACCTAGGTCCTCCCAATCCAAGCCCACACCCAGGCTGAGAGTCCGAAGCTAGTGGCCACCAGCATCCCTCCCGGCAACTGATGGCACCTGATCTTGAAGGCAGCTCCCTCATTTCAGAGGGAAAAAGATCAGATGTTCTGGTGGCCACCGTCTCAGTCCGAGACCAGTTCTATTCCCCAGTGTATTTGCATTGACTTGTGTGGCCTCAGATCTGCTTTCTTGTCCTTTCCAGAAGTTCCATgagcttttcttttaaacatgtaCCAAGCACTTCTTGGCTCCCATTTGCTGAGCTCAGGACTAAGCCCTGCACACATCCAGCACCCCTTCCATGAGCCTCTCTGTGGCCAGAGCCAGGTGGTGTGGCCTGCAGGCAGGAATCTCAACTCTGCTCTCCTCCAGGGCCTGGCAAGGAAGTCCCAAGGAAGACAGAAGCAGCCCAGAGCCTTTCCTCTTCCAACCTCCTGGCAAGCCTGCCTAGCTGCAGCCACCCCATGACTGGCCCCACCTGCCTTCCAGGCAGCAATCACGCTGCCAACCTCCAGCTCTGGCACCTGCTGTGCCCGGCttgctgccctgccctcctcagccCTGTCTCCCTCGACCTTTTCTTCCCACTGCCTCCCTTCTGGCTCATCCAGCACAATAAGCTCTGCACCCAGAATTTACAGCCTCCTGTATCCCCCAGCCGTGTCCCTGGCCATGACTCTGCCTGCTGTTCCctaaagaaaatgggaaaatctgACTGTTCTTCGTCCAGGAGACAGGTCACTGCACACCTGATTCATGCTCCTCTCCCCAGTGGATTGCGAGAGCaaaatctctctcctcccttcatcCCCCTTCTcgccgtgtgaccttggacaagtcccttcACTTCTGAGTTTGCTTTTCAAACTTCGCAAGCTGTAAACTCTAATCTGTATCACACAGGTAAATTACTATGTTCATCTCTGTAGGCAGGATCTTTCCTTTTGTCAGGAGGAATCAAAGGTTCACCTGACCTGGGCAGGGTGATGGGGGAGTGCTCCTGAGAGATGGGTAGGGAGAGGCCAGCGGGAGACCACAAGACCGCAAGGTGTCTTGTCTGGTTTCTCACTGAAGACACAGCAGAATATAAGGGCCAATGGCTTTGATGGAGTGTGACGCCAAAGTCATACGGAGAAGAGAGTCCaggcaggctgtgtgtgtgtgtctgtatgtgagagaaagagagagatgcacAGACTTCAGTACCCTTTAACtcacagccagggctggggaaccCCTCTCAGCTGCTGCAGGGTGGATTCCAGAGGAGAGAGTTAAGAGGAAAGAAAGCGCTTGACTGGGAGCCAAGTCATCTGAATTTTCTCCCTGTGCTCAAAGGAAGTGGGGGACAAGATTTTCGCTTGCCATGAAGAGTGCACCTGATGGGGATTCGGCTCATAAAGAGGACTGAAAAGAAAGCCAAGAATcgggagagaaagaaatatggagTTTGGGACTCAGTGCTTTCCCACTTCAGGGGAGACCCCCGCACTCCCAGTCTCTAGTAGGGGAAGGACCTACTTCCCTGTgtgccccagcccctctgcacCAGGCACTCGCCTCCCAGGCCCCAAAACTGCCTCAGCTCGGGCCTAGACTAAGGCACCCTATGTGAGCCGGTGGACGACACCCAGCTGAAGCTGCTAGGGCCGCGTGGCACCACCAGATCCTGGGCCAGGTCGCGCTGCTCGTCCTCAGAGAACACGGGCCGGTAGCCCAGGAGCTGCAGCGCCCCGGCGCACAGCTCCTGCACGCGGCGGATCTTGGAGAAGGGCAGCGCGTGGCGCCAGGCCTGGGAGACATTGAGCGCGTTCCTGGACGAGGTCTGGAAGGCTTCACGGCGCGCGCCAGGCCCGGTACCGTGCGTGATGTTGTGGATCCAGGCCTCGAGCTGCTGCGTGAGGCTCAGGCCGGCGAAGGCGTAGAGCGCACGGATCTCGGCCAGCGGCTCCCGCGCCAGGTCCTCGAAGCGCACCAGGCGGTAGCGGCCACGCAGGAAGGGTGGCGGCTTGAGCGCGGCGGCCTCGGCGATGCGCACGTGGCTGCGGCACACCTCGTGCACCACCCGCAGGCCGGGGTCGGCCTCCACCCACGTGCCGTTGGTGCCCAGCACGATGCCGTTGTCGCGCGCCAGAGCCTTGACCGTCTGCTCGCGGGAGCGCAGCACGGCCCGCGGGTCGCGCACCAGGTGCACGATGCGCAGGTTGAGCGCGGGGTCGCGGAGCAGCGGGTAGAGCACCTGCAGGTTGAAGAAGCGCACCTCCTTGAGCACCACGTGGCTGTAGGAGCGGCAGGCCTCCTGCGCCAGGCTGAAGGGCCGGCGCGCGCACAGAGGCTTGCACACGGCCTCGCTGCTGATGGCGCCGCGGGGGAAGGCGCTGCAGGCGGGCGGCGAGCACAGCGCGCGGCTCACCGCCCACTGGAAGAGGTCGGAGAGGTTGTGGCTGCGGCGCCAGGGCATGTAGGCGTCGAACACGTCCATGTCGCACAGGAAGACTGAGCGCACCAGGTCGCGCACGGCCATGTGTAGCGCGGAAGCGCTGCCATGTGACAGGGCGGCCCACACGTGCCAAGCGGGCTCCATCAGATAGAAAACATCAG belongs to Eulemur rufifrons isolate Redbay chromosome 23, OSU_ERuf_1, whole genome shotgun sequence and includes:
- the LOC138373816 gene encoding LOW QUALITY PROTEIN: carbohydrate sulfotransferase 6-like (The sequence of the model RefSeq protein was modified relative to this genomic sequence to represent the inferred CDS: deleted 2 bases in 1 codon) gives rise to the protein MGVGAKVPNHCTLLPTAPRLAMWLPRVSNSAVTALLLAQTCLLLFLVSRPGPSSPSGSEERVHVLVLSSWRSGSSFVGQLFSQHPDVFYLMEPAWHVWAALSHGSASALHMAVRDLVRSVFLCDMDVFDAYMPWRRSHNLSDLFQWAVSRALCSPPACSAFPRGAISSEAVCKPLCARRPFSLAQEACRSYSHVVLKEVRFFNLQVLYPLLRDPALNLRIVHLVRDPRAVLRSREQTVKALARDNGIVLGTNGTWVEADPGLRVVHEVCRSHVRIAEAAALKPPPFLRGRYRLVRFEDLAREPLAEIRALYAFAGLSLTQQLEAWIHNITHGTGPGARREAFQTSSRNALNVSQAWRHALPFSKIRRVQELCAGALQLLGYRPVFSEDEQRDLAQDLVVPRGPSSFSWVSSTGSHRVP